The Archocentrus centrarchus isolate MPI-CPG fArcCen1 chromosome 12, fArcCen1, whole genome shotgun sequence genome includes a window with the following:
- the prrc2b gene encoding protein PRRC2B isoform X2, which produces MSDRLGQITKSKDGKSKYSSLSLFDKYKGKSIETQKNTVPRHGLQSLGKVAAARRMPPPAHLPSLKSENKGNDPNVIIVPKDGTGWANKQEQPDQKNSVASIPQLPELQPPLALQKSVSNLQKSSPVANQENTNTSGPKQWAQLNGKAVEQDGSRASNRLQPFSHEEFPTLKAAGEQDRAGKERSGFDPSYGPGPSLRPQNVTSWREGGGRNLQPSSLTLSLPADPEGKLTALAETGTPPASSHPSSATVTTSSSTVTAPSPGLDPKEPSLRPAQPVRRTAVPTALQYQLHHTSTAVYHDMLPAFMCSKETREATGTDQVSTTVAAPARFDSKPTFRQSYAKPELANGDVRRENRFVRAPPRLSSQPIRRPGDRPLRPAIINPEDLKDLDELDNDCEDGWAGLHEEVDYSEKLKFSDDEEEHSSSDKSKIWAEWERERENQRDCHSSLSSGEASYPQEGPEESYSYQHHHHEPPRKTNSKYLSMDSQVQQRNQGEPPADQDDHQRQSQTQAPARAKYVLPELSEAVERARRRREEEERRAREERLAACAEKLKRLDEKFGKTERQTSRTEDGQKEVEGKEVPLSPNREPSRGHHDNWQYNTKDGSECPSDNSPGHSYREESGFSTYRGSEDDGPEPSSPSGDYSGRHPSKPVPPRFQKQPQHHQQQEQVFKMQHWQQSGHPNPSGSSHAQRGYYPPHVLGFDPRWMMMPPFMDPRMAQGRSPVDYYPGAVHSSGMVKPMMHQDHLNSPGSDEGCHPNLPQERRAPSTEPYPMWNQDGYSLRSFTPPYQRQRESSESRHPDDRGDMASSQQDSYEERTSDCLTHTQDDLSHHTYPSRGSDREHHDQGLLTTAQSISQDHSESEYPKEESRDKHLKDGLESHDEALDGSTDNWKRDGRQKQDGGLNNAQNQWSEASSSSSSVSQPSEASGRTLIRRTGPIKKPVLKALKVEDKENEKPKPEPEEKPVPYRLEKEVLTNVYDLKKDNQPASNRRSVSPVVEKQPEERQRQSPAPIKADRPLSTHSDDSPKENTWSSGKNQAPRDCQENREPQAPRRNNWIFINEEQAFGAVRGTGRGRSRGFREFGSRGGTRGGRGGDNLRGVYNNNNNSSGNNTQRAGRGRAAPRDLIKVEEFQRGKPRRRNVSETLSEASEYEELPKRRRQKGSENGEGHTESGDVRKADRDSWRSNKVYTDDQTAPDFREKTKVTRGFGSRVLPPRLNTAGSYSRSFGGSRDISTWRGRGPQFGSSSSGSMQENGYGPGAETTYSRRPPVEREALKYTPKFAGSFMENGTEEREGEYFFDSENPDRQILRRRRPPRQDKPPRFRRLRQEREPGSNQWTSDEYLNGDFANPWPGRSKSTGDDNWPSGHYSGRSSQHGQTEEWETGSENSDFGDWREKRGGSGGIATQGHGDIPSDSGQEPGSGEKRELSKRSFSSQRPLVERQNRKGEPSLLEASKMVRAPDNPPSSSSNRSDNWQNGGPSCKSRSPDESGSVYSIEQLPEEREPIEPTGKKLDKELKPGPVKTDITEPLSPYELSSYPIEGDTGGPGSNPDGYQDALSKKQRRPQEDERRRKEQGAAVPGKNRTITSKIPPRFTKKQGSMSIEQPEEGISSNNLGTEIWETNSSALSVQSSGGDSWTKQVSYTGSEPNSEDSDAGPEQSKEQHKPGPIGNERSLKHRKGSEGVDRLEGGPITPVNGVDLHVDTVLPVPPIEFGVSAKDSDFSLPPGSTPVPVSNPVNKLQDTALNQSIPMLRSNHLQPGITLNPITFPSADLTLKMESARKAWENSQSLPEQGSPGGSASGAQPPCSAGSSTGVSYSSFGGVSMPPMPVASVAPSMSMQGNHIPPLYLDGHVFQSQPRLVPPTMTQQQTYQQAAAAQQIPISLHTSLQAQAQLGLRGGLPVSQSQEMFNSIPPFRSQVYMHPNLSQPSPMVLSGGTPLKGPYSAFPGMQPSDMVKPQSGSHYQPMNGSQQLVYDSQMNQGPGMGSSQLMDSQLIQVTMPLPGSQLRYGSAQQHLILPQSIQLQQGQNLSVGAPRRMLPPGSQAAVMTGSREGSQMEMKGFQFSEKPNHSPGISGGSYRPGSASPSGKPSGPGGPVGPLPTHFAQQVTPAQGSMVMHMRPPTTGPFPNPIQRPVMQVNKSVIIRSPPYPNPGRDPSHSTPPSAPEPPVKGPEDGMKNKTIREVRKAVGEGKTPSGGMTSKLQEPLPSTGQAKPARTGAIKPQAVKVEEGKA; this is translated from the exons ATGTCCGATCGTTTGGGGCAAATAACCAAGTCCAAGGATGGGAAAAGCAAGTATTCCTCACTCAGCCTATTTGATAAGTACAAGGGAAAATCAATAGAAACTCAGAAAAACACAG TTCCGCGACATGGCTTGCAGAGTCTTGGCAAAGTGGCCGCAGCCCGGCGTATGCCCCCACCAGCTCACCTGCCGAGCTTGAAGTCTGAAAACAAAGGAAACGATCCCAACGTGATTATAGTGCCCAAAGACGGTACAGGATGGGCGAACAAGCAGGAACAACCCGATCAAAAGAA ttCTGTTGCATCAATACCACAGCTGCCGGAGTTGCAGCCGCCGCTGGCTTTGCAGAAATCTGTCTCCAATCTTCAGAAGTCCTCACCGGTAGCCAACCAGGAG aacacaaacacaagtggACCAAAGCAATGGGCCCAGCTAAATGGAAAGGCAGTAGAGCAAGATG GTTCAAGGGCCTCAAACCGACTTCAGCCCTTCTCTCACGAGGAATTTCCCACGCTGAAGGCAGCTGGAGAACAGGACAGGGCTGGCAAGGAAAGAAGCGGCTTCGATCCGTCGTATGGGCCCGGACCAAGCCTCCGCCCCCAGA ATGTGACAAGCTGGAGGGAAGGTGGTGGCAGGAACCTTCAGCCCTCATCCCTGACCCTCAGCTTGCCAGCAGATCCTGAGGGTAAGCTCACTGCCCTGGCTGAGACTGGTACCCCTCCAGCCTCATCTCACCCCTCCTCTGCCACAGTCACCACCTCTTCTAGTACGGTGACGGCTCCGTCACCAGGCCTTGACCCCAAGGAGCCTTCCCTGCGACCCGCCCAGCCTGTCCGCAGAACAGCCGTCCCTACTGCACTTCAGTACCAGCTTCATCACACTTCAACTGCTGTCTACCATGACATGTTGCCTGCATTT ATGTGCTCTAAAGAGACGCGTGAAGCCACAGGTACAGACCAAGTTTCCACCACCGTAGCAGCCCCAGCCCGATTTGACAGCAAACCAACTTTTAGGCAGAGCTACGCCAAACCTGAACTTGCAAA CGGCGATGTAAGGAGAGAGAATCGCTTTGTCCGTGCTCCACCTCGACTTTCTTCACAGCCAATCCGTAGACCTGGTGACCGACCACTTCGCCCAGCCATTATTAATCCAGAGGATTTGAAGGATCTGGATGAGCTTGACAATGACTGTGAAGATGGATGGGCTG GACTTCATGAGGAAGTTGATTACAGTGAAAAGCTGAAGTTcagtgatgatgaagaagaacaCTCTTCCAGTGACAAAAGCAAGATCTG GGCTGagtgggagagggagagagagaaccaGCGGGACTGCCATTCCTCCCTTAGTTCAGGGGAGGCATCTTATCCGCAGGAGGGCCCGGAGGAGAGTTATTCTTACCAGCATCACCACCACGAGCCTCCGAGGAAGACCAACAGCAAATATCTCTCCATGGACAGTCAG GTCCAACAGAGAAACCAAGGAGAGCCACCTGCTGACCAGGATGATCACCAGCGGCAGTCTCAGACTCAGGCACCAGCTAGGGCCAAATATGTGTTACCTGAGCTGTCTGAGGCTGTCGAGCGAGCCCGAAGACGgcgggaggaggaagagagaaggGCTCGTGAGGAACGGCTGGCTGCATGTGCTGAAAAACTCAAAAGGCTGGATGAAAAGTTTGGGAAGACTGAAAGGCAGACATCAAGGACGGAGGATGGCCAGAAGGAAGTAGAGGGAAAAGAAGTTCCACTGTCCCCAAACAGGGAACCGAGTAGAGGCCACCATGATAACTGGCAGTACAACACAAAAG ATGGAAGTGAGTGTCCCTCAGACAACTCACCTGGCCATAGTTACCGTGAAGAGTCTGGCTTCTCTACCTATCGTGGCAGTGAAGATGATGGCCCAGAGCCCTCCTCACCATCAGGAGACTACAGCGGACGTCATCCCTCCAAACCAGTGCCACCCCGCTTTCAAAAGCAACCacaacaccaccagcagcag GAACAAGTGTTCAAGATGCAGCATTGGCAGCAGTCAGGTCACCCTAATCCATCAGGGTCGAGCCACGCCCAGCGGGGCTACTATCCTCCACATGTCCTTGGTTTTGATCCCCGCTGGATGATGATGCCGCCTTTTATGGATCCACGCATGGCCCAGGGACGGTCTCCTGTTGACTATTACCCTGGTGCTGTCCATTCTTCAG GAATGGTAAAACCTATGATGCACCAAGATCACTTGAACAGTCCTGGTTCTGATGAAGGATGCCATCCCAACTTGCCCCAGGAGAGACGAGCTCCTTCCACTGAGCCTTACCCAATGTGGAATCAAGATGGCTACTCTTTGCGTAGCTTCACTCCACCTTACCAGAGACAGCGCGAAAGCTCAGAAAGCAGACATCCTGATGACAG AGGTGATATGGCCTCTTCCCAACAGGACTCGTATGAAGAGAGGACCAGCGATTGTTTGACCCACACTCAAGATGATCTTTCACATCACACTTATCCGAGCCGAGGTTCAGATAGGGAACATCATGACCAAGGCTTGCTCACCACTGCTCAGAGCATCTCTCAGGATCATTCAGAGAGTGAATACCCAAAGGAAGAGTCTAGAGACAAGCATCTGAAAGATGGCCTTGAATCTCACGACGAGGCCTTAGATGGCTCCACAGACAACTGGAAAAGAGATGGAAGACAGAAACAAGATGGAGGGCTTAACAATGCCCAAAATCAGTGGTCTGAAGCCAGTTCCAGTTCTAGTAGTGTCAGCCAGCCATCTGAGGCTAGTGGACGGACCTTGATACGCAGAACCGGGCCCATCAAGAAACCAGTTCTTAAGGCTCTCAAAGTGGAAGACAAGGAGAATGAAAAGCCTAAACCTGAGCCTGAGGAGAAGCCTGTGCCATACAGACTGGAGAAGGAAGTCCTTACTAATGTTTATGACTTGAAGAAAGACAACCAGCCAGCCAGCAACAGGCGTTCAGTATCACCTGTTGTTGAAAAACAACCTGAAGAGAGGCAGCGCCAGTCTCCAGCTCCCATCAAAGCCGACAGACCTCTGAGCACCCACAGTGATGACTCTCCCAAGGAGAACACCTGGAGCAGTGGTAAGAACCAGGCACCTAGAGATTGTCAGGAGAACCGAGAGCCCCAGGCACCGCGGCGCAATAACTGGATCTTCATCAATGAAGAGCAGGCGTTTGGTGCAGTGAGGGGGACAGGCAGAGGCCGCAGTCGAGGCTTCCGGGAATTTGGCTCCAGAGGTGGAACCCGCGGTGGCCGAGGTGGAGATAATCTCAGAGGTGTttataacaacaataacaacagcagTGGCAACAACACTCAGCGAGCAGGCAGAGGTCGAGCAGCACCCAGGGATCTAATCAAGGTTGAGGAGTTTCAGAGGGGCAAGCCTCGCAGGCGAAATGTCAGTGAAACTTTGAGTGAAGCCTCAGAGTATGAGGAGCTTCCGAAGAGGCGCCGCCAGAAAGGATCTGAAAATGGAGAAGGTCATACAGAGTCTGGGGACGTCCGAAAAGCTGATAGAGACTCTTGGAGATCCAACAAGGTGTACACAGATGATCAGACAGCACCAGATTTCAGAGAGAAGACCAAGGTCACCAGAGGCTTTGGAAGTCGAGTGCTGCCTCCACGACTGAACACTGCTGGTAGTTACAGTCGTAGCTTTGGAGGATCTAGAGATATTTCTACATGGAGGGGCCGTGGGCCCCAGTTTGGCAGCAGCAGTAGTGGCTCCATGCAAGAAAATGGTTATGGCCCTGGAGCAGAGACTACTTACTCCCGCAGACCCCCAGTTGAACGTGAAGCTCTTAAGTACACTCCTAAATTTGCTGGCTCCTTCATGGAAAATGGAACGGAGGAGCGTGAAGGAGAATACTTCTTTGACAGTGAGAACCCTGACAGGCAGATTTTAAGGAGAAGGCGTCCTCCACGTCAAGACAAGCCTCCGCGCTTTCGTCGTCTACGACAGGAGCGTGAACCCGGGTCAAATCAGTGGACAAGTGATGAGTACCTAAATGGAGACTTTGCAAATCCCTGGCCAGGTCGCTCTAAAAGCACTGGGGATGATAACTGGCCCAGTGGCCACTACTCTGGACGTTCTAGCCAGCATGGCCAAACAGAGGAATGGGAGACAGGATCAGAAAACAGTGACTTTGGTGACTGGAGAGAGAAACGGGGTGGAAGTGGAGGCATTGCGACACAGGGCCATGGCGATATTCCCTCTGACTCTGGCCAGGAACCAGGCTCTGGTGAGAAGAGGGAGCTTTCCAAGAGAAGCTTCTCTAGTCAGAGACCATTGGTAGAGCGGCAGAATAGGAAAGGAGAGCCATCACTGCTGGAAGCAAGCAAGATGGTCCGTGCACCTGATAATCCCCCCAGCTCCTCTTCTAACAGGAGTGACAATTGGCAGAATGGAGGGCCTTCTTGTAAGAG CAGGAGTCCAGATGAGTCAGGCTCTGTATACAGCATAGAGCAGCTGCCAGAAGAGAGGGAGCCCATTGAGCCCACTGGGAAGAAATTAGACAAAGAGCTGAAGCCAGGACCTGTCAAAACAGATATTACTGAACCTCTGTCCCCGTATGAGCTCAGCAGCTACCCAA ttgaAGGAGACACAGGAGGACCGGGTTCAAATCCAGATGGATACCAGGATGCCTTGTCCAAAAAGCAAAGGCGCCCACAGGAagatgagaggaggaggaaagaacaAGGGGCAGCT GTACCAGGGAAAAACCGTACAATCACTTCCAAGATACCGCCACGCTTTACCAAAAAGCAGGGAAGCATGAGCATTGAGCAACCTGAGGAAGGAATTTCTTCTAACAACCTGGGAACTGAAATCTGGGAGACCAACAGCTCAG CTCTTTCAGTGCAGTCTTCAGGGGGAGACTCGTGGACTAAACAGGTGTCTTATACTGGGAGTGAGCCCAACTCTGAG GACTCCGATGCTGGCCCAGAACAGAGTAAAGAGCAACACAAACCAGGGCCCATCGGAAATGAACGCTCCCTGAAACACCGGAAGGGCTCAGAAGGTGTTGATAGACTGGAAGGTGGCCCCATCACACCAGTCAATGGTGTGGACCTCCATGTGGACACTGTGCTGCCTGTGCCGCCTATTGAGTTTGGCGTCAGTGCCAAAGATTCAGATTTCAGCCTGCCACCAGGTTCTACCCCAGTGCCCGTGTCCAATCCTGTAAACAAGCTTCAGGAT ACGGCTCTGAATCAGAGTATCCCTATGCTGCGTTCCAACCACCTGCAGCCTGGCATCACCCTCAATCCTATTACCTTTCCCAGTGCTGACCTCACTCTCAAG aTGGAGTCAGCACGCAAGGCGTGGGAGAACTCCCAGTCTCTCCCTGAGCAGGGTTCTCCTGGTGGCAGTGCTTCAGGTgctcagcctccctgcagtgCTGGCTCATCCACTGGTGTCAGTTACAGTTCTTTTGGAGGTGTTTCTATGCCACCAATGCCTGTTGCATCAGTAGCACCTTCCATGTCCATGCAAG GTAATCATATTCCCCCACTGTATCTGGATGGTCATGTCTTTCAAAGCCAGCCACGCCTCGTACCTCCCACCATGACTCAGCAGCAGACTTATCAACag GCGGCTGCAGCCCAGCAGATTCCCATTTCTTTACACACATCTCTTCAGGCTCAGGCTCAGTTGGGGCTTCGGGGAGGTCTGCCTGTCTCTCAGTCCCAAGAAATGTTCAATTCCATTCCTCCCTTCAG GTCCCAGGTTTACATGCACCCCAACCTGTCACAGCCCAGCCCCATGGTACTGTCAGGCGGAACCCCTCTCAAGGGCCCTTACTCAGCTTTCCCTGGGATGCAGCCATCAGACATGGTTAAACCACAGTCGGGCTCACACTACCAGCCTATGAATGGCAGCCAGCAGCTCGTCTATGATAGCCAGATGAACCAAGGCCCTGGTATGGGCTCTTCACAGTTAATGGACTCTCAGCTCATCCAG GTGACTATGCCCCTGCCTGGCTCCCAGCTGCGTTATGGATCAGCTCAACAGCATCtcatcctcccacagtccatcCAGCTCCAGCAGGGACAGAACCTGTCAGTGGGAGCCCCACGCCGAATGCTGCCACCGGGGTCCCAGGCAGCTGTCATGACTGGCAGCAGAGAG ggctcacagatggaaatgaaaggTTTTCAGTTCTCTGAGAAGCCCAATCATTCCCCAGGCATATCTGGAGGTTCCTACAG ACCTGGCTCTGCAAGCCCCAGTGGGAAGCCCTCTGGTCCTGGGGGGCCTGTAGGCCCTCTGCCCACACATTTTGCTCAGCAG GTCACTCCTGCTCAAGGCAGCATGGTGATGCACATGCGGCCCCCCACCACAGGCCCTTTCCCTAACCCCATTCAGAGACCTGTTATGCAGGTCAACAAGTCTGTCATCATCCGCTCCCCCCCTTACCCCAATCCTGGTCGTGACCCTTCCCACTCCACCCCTCCTTCTGCTCCTGAGCCCCCAGTAAAAGGCCCAGAGGATGGCATGAAG aataaAACTATAAGAGAAGTACGCAAGGCGGTGGGAGAGGGCAAAACACCGTCCGGGGGCATGACCAGCAAACTCCAGGAGCCCCTACCTTCCACAGGCCAAGCCAAACCAGCACGCACTGGAGCCATCAAACCCCAGGCTGTTAAAGTAGAAGAGGGCAAGGCATAA